The Triticum aestivum cultivar Chinese Spring chromosome 7B, IWGSC CS RefSeq v2.1, whole genome shotgun sequence genome window below encodes:
- the LOC123156919 gene encoding U-box domain-containing protein 34, whose protein sequence is MASSGDPLAVAVAVRGDGRASRRAARWATAAPGRVALVHVIPPLAFVPTPTGEQVPLERMAAGVVEIFSQDRRARAQDVFLPFRRLFGSKTVETVVLEGDSVAEALARYAAESGVRNLVLGSATLSWFRRILWLQDLPNTVLKAMPCSCNVFIVSRHGLTIKLANQTQTDNSNTCSKIQSVSHRAFALQLRSQLQDKQSLHDLPDVNTPKSSGVSSSDSCSQARSSLSNSTSAAQSSESHRRRLFGSLCRKTPGRTGDTDFDAIGQLKEFPHVPLSSTEERIDEEAKQRKELQDKPMMYVEACENHVHAKKKIQVLSNGCSEDLQKVQDALQWEDFFKQKAAPEKNKHFRAIEEAEMVKEAFTRETYSKHNAETVTNMATTEKAKVLDALLSTGKSCRRYSRHEIELATENFSDAKKIGEGGYGIVYRCTLDHTEVAVKVIQQDSRGKIDEFFKEIDILSRLHHPHLVLLLGFCPEIGCLVYEYMENGSLEDQLIDNEGRQPLHWFLRFQIIFEVARGLAFLHGTKPEPIVHRDLKPGNILLDKNYVSKIGDVGFAKLISDLAPDGFTEYRDDTVIAGTMYYMDPEYQLTGTVRPKSDLFALGIIILQLLTGKRPQGLILSVEEAIRKGTFPDILDVSLNDWPIAEAEMLAKLGLHCTALRCRDRPDLEQEVLPELENVLSSVTSSRKFESPKAVVPSHFICPISQEVMDDPCVAADGHTYERRVIEAWLEEHKISPITKHVLPSLTIIPSHSLHEAIQQWKRSSR, encoded by the exons ATGGCGTCCTCGGGTGACCCCCTGGCGGTCGCGGTGGCCGTGCGCGGGGACGGCCGCGCCAGCCGCCGGGCTGCCAGGTGGGCCACCGCCGCCCCCGGCCGCGTCGCGCTCGTCCACGTAATCCCGCCCCTCGCCTTCGTCCCCACCCCCA CGGGGGAGCAGGTGCCGCTGGAGAGGATGGCGGCGGGGGTGGTGGAGATATTCTCGCAGGACCGGAGGGCGCGCGCGCAGGACGTCTTCCTCCCCTTCCGCCGCCTCTTCGGCAGCAAAACC GTGGAGACGGTGGTTCTGGAGGGGGACAGCGTCGCGGAGGCGCTGGCCAGGTACGCGGCCGAGTCCGGCGTCCGCAACCTGGTGCTCGGATCCGCAACCTTGAGCTGGTTCCGGAG GATATTATGGCTCCAAGATTTGCCCAATACTGTCTTAAAAGCCATGCCATGTTCTTGCAATGTATTTATCGTGTCCCGGCATGGATTAACTATAAAACTTGCGAATCAGACACAAACAGACA ACTCAAATACTTGCTCAAAGATCCAGTCAGTTAGTCATAGAGCATTTGCCCTACAACTGAGGAGCCAGTTGCAAGACAAACAATCATTGCACGACCTTCCTGATGTCAACACACCAAAATCTTCTGGAGTTTCTAGTTCTGACTCATGCTCTCAAGCCCGCAGTTCTCTTAGCAATTCTACGAGTGCTGCTCAAAGTTCAGAAAGTCATAGAAGACGTCTGTTTGGAAGCTTATGTCGAAAGACACCAGGGCGAACAGGGGACACAGATTTTGACGCCATTGGCCAGTTGAAGGAATTTCCTCATGTCCCCTTAAGTTCTACTGAAGAG CGTATAGATGAAGAAGCAAAGCAGAGGAAGGAGTTGCAGGATAAACCGATGATGTATGTCGAAGCTTGTGAAAATCACGTCCATGCTAAGAAAAAG ATCCAGGTGCTTTCTAATGGATGTAGTGAAGATTTGCAGAAGGTGCAAGATGCACTACAGTGGGAGGATTTTTTCAAACAAAAAGCTGCACCGGAGAAAAACAAACATTTCAGAGCTATTGAAGAAGCTGAGATGGTGAAAGAGGCATTCACTCGTGAGACTTATTCCAAGCACAATGCTGAAACTGTAACCAACATGGCGACTACAGAGAAGGCAAAGGTTCTGGATGCTCTTCTGTCAACAGGCAAAAGTTGCAGGCGCTACTCGAGACATGAAATAGAGCTCGCCACCGAGAACTTCTCTGATGCAAAAAAGATCGGTGAGGGAGGCTATGGGATTGTATACAGGTGCACCCTTGATCACACTGAAGTAGCTGTCAAGGTTATCCAACAAGATTCCCGTGGCAAGATTGATGAGTTCTTTAAAGAG ATTGATATTCTCAGCCGACTTCACCATCCCCACCTGGTTTTGTTGCTTGGGTTTTGTCCTGAAATTGGATGTCTTGTATATGAATACATGGAGAATGGAAGTCTGGAAGATCAACTTATCGACAACGAAGGGCGCCAACCACTCCATTGGTTTCTGCGCTTCCAAATTATTTTTGAGGTAGCTCGTGGGCTTGCATTCTTGCATGGAACGAAGCCAGAGCCCATTGTGCATCGTGATCTGAAGCCTGGGAATATCTTGCTGGACAAGAACTATGTAAGCAAAATAGGTGACGTAGGTTTTGCGAAGCTCATATCAGATCTAGCGCCAGATGGTTTCACGGAATACAGAGACGACACCGTCATTGCCGGCACAATGTATTACATGGACCCTGAGTACCAGTTAACTGGGACAGTTCGTCCAAAATCAGATCTTTTCGCTCTGGGGATCATCATTCTCCAGCTGCTAACTGGCAAGCGTCCGCAGGGGCTAATACTTAGTGTAGAAGAGGCCATCCGAAAGGGCACATTTCCTGATATTCTCGACGTATCTCTGAATGATTGGCCAATCGCTGAGGCGGAGATGCTGGCAAAACTGGGGCTGCATTGTACGGCGCTAAGATGCAGGGACCGGCCTGATCTTGAGCAAGAGGTGCTTCCAGAGCTCGAAAATGTTCTAAGCAGTGTTACCAGTTCCCGGAAGTTTGAAAGTCCAAAAGCAGTTGTGCCAAGCCACTTCATCTGCCCTATATCACAG GAGGTAATGGATGATCCTTGTGTTGCTGCTGATGGTCATACCTACGAGCGCAGGGTGATCGAAGCTTGGCTCGAGGAACACAAGATCTCCCCAATTACGAAACACGTGCTTCCGAGTCTGACCATAATTCCCAGCCATTCCTTGCACGAAGCGATCCAGCAATGGAAGCGGTCATCTAGATGA
- the LOC123156920 gene encoding (S)-coclaurine N-methyltransferase, giving the protein MAAAAVAARAYEAAARSALAALERNLLPDAVTRRLTRLLLAQRLRLGYLPSAPLQLQDLILFAHSLEGMPIAIETDTAKTQHYELPTTFFKLVLGKNLKYSSCYFPDDSSTLEDAEVAMLELYCERAQLQDGQSVLDVGCGWGSLSVYIAKKYRNCNITGICNSTTQKAFIEEQCRENELSNVEIIVADISKFEMERSFDRIISIEMFEHMKNYKALLKKISRWMKEDSLLFVHYFCHKTFAYHFEDKNDDDWITRYFFTGGTMPSANLLLYFQEDVSVVNHWLVSGTHYARTSEEWLKRMDKNIAAIRPIFEKTYGRESATKWIAYWRTFFISVAELFGYNNGDEWMVAHHLFRKK; this is encoded by the exons atggcggcggcggctgtggcggcGCGGGCGTACGAGGCAGCGGCGCGGTCCGcgctggcggcgctggagcgcaACCTGCTGCCGGACGCGGTCACCCGGCGGCTCACGCGCCTCCTGCTCGCGCAGCGCCTCCGCCTCGGCTACCTCCCCTCCGCGCCGCTCCAGCTGCAGGACCTCATCCTCTTCGCCCACT CACTTGAAGGCATGCCCATTGCCATCGAAACGGACACAGCTAAAACCCAGCACTACGAGCTGCCGACCACATTCTTCAAGCTAGTGCTCGGAAAAAACCTCAAATACAG CTCATGTTACTTCCCTGATGATTCAAGCACCCTAGAAGATGCCGAGGTTGCAATGTTGGAGTTGTACTGTGAGAGGGCGCAGCTGCAAGATGGCCAAAGCGTTCTCGATGTTGGATGTGGATGGGGATCCCTCTCTGTATACATAGCAAAGAAATATAGGAACTGCAATATCACGGGGATATGCAACTCAACAACTCAAAAGGCTTTTATAGAAGAGCAGTGTAG GGAGAATGAGCTATCCAATGTTGAGATCATTGTAGCAGACATCAGCAAGTTTGAGATGGAGCGTTCTTTTGACAGGATCATATCGATAGAGATGTTTGAG CACATGAAAAACTACAAGGCACTTCTTAAGAAGATATCCAGATGGATGAAAGAGGATTCCTTATTGTTTGTTCACTACTTCTGCCACAAGACATTTGCGTATCACTTCGAG GACAAGAATGACGATGATTGGATCACAAGGTATTTCTTTACTGGAGGAACAATGCCATCAGCAAACCTCCTTCTGTACTTTCAG GAAGATGTATCTGTGGTCAATCATTGGCTTGTCAGTGGCACACATTATGCTAGAACTAG CGAGGAGTGGCTGAAACGCATGGACAAGAACATCGCTGCCATAAGGCCAATCTTTGAGAAGACTTATGGGAGGGAATCAGCTACCAAATGGATAGCTTATTGGAGGACATTCTTCATCTCAGTAGCTGAACTTTTTGGATATAACAATGGTGATGAATGGATGGTTGCACATCACCTGTTCCGAAAGAAGTAG